GGGGTGGGGACCTCGGGGTGTGGGGAGTGTCCATGGAATCTGTGGGGGTTTCGGGGCGGGCAGGGTCTAGGTGGGGGGCAGACAGGAGCTCAGAGAGGGCGGGCGGCCTGAGCTGCACACCTCACCCCCAGGCCCCTGGACAACCCCCGGTACTGGACGGCCTTTGCGGGGCTGCTCAGCCAGTCGGCCATGCACTTCGGCCTGGGCCACCGCGTGGAGAGGGTCATCGTCCACCCCAGCTACGATTCGACCACCAAGAACTACGATGTAGCGCTGTTCAAGCTGCAGAGCCCGCTGGCCGTCAACagtgagtccccggctccctggtCCTGTGCCCAAGACCCTTtgcatctctgtttctctgaccCCCCACCTCTGGCCCCTCTGGCCACACTGCCACCCACACTGTCCCTTGGCCCCCTGCCTCTCTGCCCTTCTGTTCTCTGCCCTTATCCCCTGTctgcctgtccctgtcccctgtccctgccctcctgtcccctgtccctgtcccctatacCTGTCCCatgcccccctgcccctgcccctctgcccctctgaTCCCTGTCTCCTgaccccctgtcccctgtcccttccCCCCGTCCCCATCCCTGCCTCTgtctcctgtcccctgtcccctgccccccatCCCCCTGCCCTCATCCCCTATATCTGTCCCTTGTGCCCTGTCACCATCCCTTGCCTTCCTGTcttctgtccccctgtcccctgtcctcctgtcctctGAGAAGGCATAAGGTCAGGCTGGTGACCAGACCGTGGGGAGCTGGGTACAGAGCGGGGTCCCACCGCCTTCCTGCCTTAGTCCTTCACCTTGagtctggggttgggggtgccGGCTGCCCTGTTCTGGCAGCTGAGCTGGGTCACCTGGGCAGGGCGGCTCGGGGCCCCTGGACCTCTGGGAGGGGCAGCCTTCAGAACCTTCCAGGGCCTGGCCGCGGGCTCACGGGCCTCTCTCCACAGACTTCGTGCGGCCTGTGTGTCTGCCCAACCCCGGCCTGAGGCTGGAGCCCACCCAGCCCTGTTGGATCTCAGGCTGGGGTGCCACCTATGAGAAAGGTGAGGACCCCCACCCAAGGGTGCCCCAGGGCCGGTCTCCACGCatccgggggtgggggtgtcccgGCTCCTGGCCTCCAGTGTCCTTGTGCCTGAGTGTCCAGCTCAGGGCGAGGGTCAGCCGGGGGAGGGCGGCTCCATGAGGGCTGGGGGCAGCAGGGAGCTGGTCAGACCCAGACCCTGTCCTCAGGGACTTTCTGCTCACTTGGGGACACTGCCCTGCAGACAGACACCAGGGAGCAAAGGGCCAGACGGTTGCTTCTAGAGTCAGAGGGGCCTGGGGCTTTGTGAAGTGGTGGTCAGggaagacttcctggaggaggtgccattaGAGTTCACCTATGGCGGCCTGGGCTGGGTAGCGGGGGGGGGGGCCTACCAGCCCACTGAGGACACTGGCTTCTCTCCTGAGGGAGACAGGGAGTGTGGGATGGGCATTCCTCAGTGCACAGAACACGGGAGGCTTGGAGCACGGGAGGGTCCTCTGGGGATCGTCTCCTCTGTCCCTGGAAAATGgtccagagaggaagagggacatgcAAACACAGACAGTGGGTTCTGAAGAGCCCAGGGCTTGGGTGATGTTTACCTCTCAGCTCAAATGCCACCTTCTCCAGGAAGTCCTCCCTGACCATCTGCTTACAAGAGCCGGGTATGGTCTTGTTCCCTTGTTTCCCCATGTCCCCAGATGTCCCTGAGCAGACCGGAACTTTCCCAGCATGGGGCCAGGCCTAGAGGGAGGTCTAGAAACAGCACCAAGGGCAGGAAGGGTCCCTCCTGCAGATTGTAGGGTGGAGGTGTCAATGGTTGGGGGTGTGAGCACGGGAGCAACGCCTGCTCTCACCATGGAGTCCCTCTGTCTGTCCGTTCATCCACTACAGGAAAGACCTCAGACATGCTGAACGCTGCCCAGGTACGGCTCATAGAGCCAAGGAAGTGCAACAGCCGATACGTGTACAACGACCTGGTGACACCGGCCATGATCTGTGCCGGGGAACTGCAGGGGGGAGTGGACTCCTGCCAGGTGAGTAGccttgagccctgagcccctgagcccctgagtccctgagccctgagaccCTGAGACCCTGAGACCCTGAGCCccagagccctgagcccctgagtcctgagcccctgagccctgagcccctgagccctgagccctgagcccctgagcccctgagcccctgaggccctgagtccctgagaccctgagccctgagtcctgagccctgagcccctgagcccctgaggccctgaggccctgagtccctgagaccctgagccctgagtccctgagcccctgatccctgagtcctgagccctgagcccctgagcccctgaaacCTGAGTCCTGagaccctgagcccctgagtcctgagtcctgagccctgagaccctgagccctgagtcctgattcctgagccctgagtcctgagcccctgagtcctgagtcctgagccctgagtcctgagaccctgagccctgagtcctgagccctgagccctgagcccctgagcccctgagcccctgagccctgagtcctgagtcctgagcccctgagcccctaagCCCCTGAACCCTGAGTCCAGAGACCCTGAGCCCCTGAgaccctgagtccctgagccctgagcccctgagaccctgagtcctgagcccctgagcccctgagcccgagcccctgagcccctgaacccctgagcccctgagcccctgagtcctgagccctgagtcctgagcccctgagtcctgagtccagagccctgagccctgagaccctgagccctgagtcctgagtcctgagccctgagtcctgagcccctgagcccctgagcccctgagcccctgagcccctgagcccctgagcccctgagcccctgagcccctgagtccctgagccctgagaccctgagcccctgagccctgagtcctgagccctgagcccctgagccctgagtcctgagccctgagcccctgagccctagGTCCTGagacctgagcccctgagccctgagtcctgagccctgagcccctgagcccctgagtccctgagcccatgagccctgagcccctgaatcctgagcccctgagcccctgagccctgagcccctgagtccctgagccctgagccctgagaccctgagccctgagtcctgagccctgagcccatgagaccctgagcccctgagccctgagccctgagtcctgagccctgagcacctgagcccctgagccctgagcccctgaaccctgagtcctgagcccctgagcccctgagcccctg
This portion of the Erinaceus europaeus unplaced genomic scaffold, mEriEur2.1 scaffold_1130, whole genome shotgun sequence genome encodes:
- the LOC103126310 gene encoding transmembrane protease serine 2 codes for the protein ARARIVGGRPVSPGDWPWQVSLQVQHTHVCGGSLITPQWILTAAHCVEQPLDNPRYWTAFAGLLSQSAMHFGLGHRVERVIVHPSYDSTTKNYDVALFKLQSPLAVNNFVRPVCLPNPGLRLEPTQPCWISGWGATYEKGKTSDMLNAAQVRLIEPRKCNSRYVYNDLVTPAMICAGELQGGVDSCQGDSGGPLVTQKNSLWWLIGDTSWGSGCAKANRPGVYGNVTVFADWIYRQMRAYS